One Streptomyces lincolnensis genomic region harbors:
- a CDS encoding sensor histidine kinase — protein sequence MTAVDTQIDRRWEQMRALGPYGLLAVGAVLSAGAADLMDGPADWYGAGALVVAAIALQLWWNAVRRRRPDRGRTPSPAGTAYYVVRWVIAFALTWINPLFGFYAATGLMDADELLPGRWRRIGVFAAAVTLAGSQSGGLPPKSTGQWALFAGLIVANAALQLVIAHMVEQEEHRSRERVETITALQQALDENAALHAQLLVQAREAGVADERRRLAAEIHDTIAQGLTGIIAQLQVVANTPDENQAREHVGRAMDLARHSLGEARRSVHNLAPVALSDAGLPQALKATVTDWGERTDIRAEFTVTGATEQLHDEVAATLLRIAQEALSNAARHARATRLGVTLTFLGDEVILDIRDDGVGFDPLTLPPRTHAGGFGLDGMRARAERIAGALTVESEPGHGTAVSARVPLVRHDQ from the coding sequence ATGACCGCGGTGGACACGCAGATCGACCGGCGCTGGGAGCAGATGCGCGCCCTGGGACCGTACGGGCTGCTCGCCGTCGGCGCCGTCCTGTCGGCCGGCGCCGCCGACCTGATGGACGGCCCCGCCGACTGGTACGGGGCCGGGGCCCTGGTCGTCGCCGCGATCGCGCTCCAGCTGTGGTGGAACGCCGTCCGGCGACGCCGTCCCGACCGGGGCCGTACGCCGTCCCCGGCCGGGACGGCGTACTACGTCGTCCGCTGGGTGATCGCCTTCGCGCTCACCTGGATCAACCCGCTCTTCGGCTTCTACGCGGCCACCGGCCTGATGGACGCCGACGAACTGCTCCCGGGCCGGTGGCGACGGATCGGCGTGTTCGCCGCCGCCGTCACCCTGGCCGGTTCGCAGTCCGGCGGGCTGCCGCCCAAGAGCACCGGCCAGTGGGCCCTGTTCGCCGGGCTCATCGTCGCCAACGCCGCCCTGCAGCTGGTCATCGCCCACATGGTGGAGCAGGAGGAACACCGCTCGCGGGAACGCGTCGAGACCATCACCGCGCTGCAACAGGCCCTCGACGAGAACGCCGCCCTGCACGCCCAACTCCTCGTCCAGGCCAGGGAGGCGGGCGTCGCGGACGAGCGGCGGCGGCTGGCCGCCGAGATCCACGACACCATCGCGCAGGGCCTGACCGGGATCATCGCCCAGCTCCAGGTCGTCGCGAACACCCCCGACGAGAACCAGGCCCGCGAGCACGTCGGCCGCGCCATGGACCTGGCCCGGCACAGCCTCGGCGAGGCCCGCCGCTCCGTGCACAACCTCGCCCCGGTCGCACTGTCCGACGCCGGACTCCCGCAGGCCCTCAAGGCGACGGTCACCGACTGGGGCGAACGCACCGACATCCGCGCCGAGTTCACGGTCACCGGCGCCACGGAACAACTCCACGACGAGGTCGCCGCCACCCTCCTGCGCATCGCCCAGGAAGCCCTCTCCAACGCCGCCCGGCACGCGCGCGCCACCCGGCTCGGCGTCACCCTGACCTTCCTTGGGGACGAGGTCATCCTCGACATCCGCGACGACGGCGTCGGCTTCGACCCCCTCACCCTCCCGCCCCGCACCCACGCCGGCGGGTTCGGCCTCGACGGCATGCGCGCCCGCGCCGAACGCATCGCGGGCGCCCTCACCGTCGAGTCCGAGCCGGGGCACGGCACGGCGGTGTCGGCTCGCGTACCGTTGGTACGCCATGACCAGTGA
- a CDS encoding ABC transporter ATP-binding protein yields MPTTPVATKDRSSVRTLLRLWPYVRPVRVRLFGAAFVAVLASCVGLVIPLVLKWVVDGPVAHRDPAGVWLGALYLLLLGLGEALLFGLRRWLVARPLAGVEARMRGALYRRLQRLPVSFHDRWSSGQLLSRGTTDLMLLRMFLAFPLTFLLVNSVTIVVGVIIMLAQDWTLGLVILGPAVPVMVTCVVFERRYAQVARRAQDQVGDLTTLVEESVLGVRIIKGFGRHRSQARAFRELSQTLRGTELRKASLLSTIWGVIVTLPEAAIGAALVLGTVQVADGELSAGTLVAFLSTALALRWPVESIGFLLAMSQEAATATERYFEVMDEEAEEPGVSGGRSSTGQRGIRFDAVSFRYPDAPAGSPPVLDGVDLHIRPGESMALVGTTGSGKTTLTALVPRLHEVTAGRITLDGRDITTMSREELRSEVAVAFEEPTLFSASVGENVLMGADGTAGGPELERALAVAQADFAYALPQGTDTQVGEQGLSLSGGQRQRLALARAVVGRPRFLVLDDPLSALDVHTEAAVEAALRDVLADTTALIVAHRPSTVLLADRVALLSGGRITAVGTHHELLRTNAEYAHLMAGAEITEAGEDIEEADAR; encoded by the coding sequence ATGCCGACGACACCTGTAGCGACCAAGGACCGCTCCTCCGTACGGACTCTGCTGCGCCTGTGGCCGTATGTGCGGCCCGTGCGGGTGCGGCTGTTCGGTGCCGCGTTCGTCGCGGTCCTCGCCTCCTGCGTGGGGCTGGTGATCCCGCTCGTCCTGAAGTGGGTGGTGGACGGTCCGGTCGCGCACCGGGATCCGGCGGGCGTCTGGCTCGGGGCGCTGTACCTGCTGCTGCTCGGGCTCGGGGAGGCGCTGCTGTTCGGGCTGCGGCGGTGGCTGGTGGCGCGGCCGCTCGCGGGGGTCGAGGCGAGGATGCGGGGGGCTTTGTACCGGCGTCTTCAGCGGCTGCCGGTGTCCTTCCACGACCGGTGGTCGTCCGGACAGCTGCTGTCCCGGGGCACCACGGATCTGATGCTGCTGCGGATGTTCCTCGCGTTCCCGCTGACGTTCCTGCTGGTCAACAGTGTCACGATCGTCGTCGGCGTGATCATCATGCTGGCGCAGGACTGGACGCTGGGGCTGGTGATCCTGGGGCCGGCCGTCCCCGTGATGGTGACGTGCGTGGTCTTCGAGAGGCGCTACGCCCAGGTGGCGCGGCGCGCGCAGGACCAGGTGGGCGATCTGACCACGCTCGTCGAGGAGAGCGTCCTCGGTGTCCGGATCATCAAGGGGTTCGGACGGCACCGCAGCCAGGCCCGGGCGTTCCGCGAGCTCTCGCAGACCCTGCGGGGCACCGAACTGCGCAAGGCCTCGCTGCTGTCGACCATCTGGGGCGTCATCGTCACGCTGCCGGAGGCCGCCATCGGGGCCGCCCTGGTGCTGGGGACCGTGCAGGTCGCGGACGGGGAGCTGTCGGCGGGGACGCTGGTCGCGTTCCTCTCCACGGCGCTGGCGTTGCGGTGGCCGGTGGAGTCCATCGGCTTCCTGCTGGCGATGAGCCAGGAGGCGGCGACGGCGACGGAACGATACTTCGAGGTGATGGACGAGGAGGCCGAGGAGCCGGGGGTTTCCGGCGGGCGGTCGTCAACAGGGCAGCGGGGCATACGGTTCGACGCCGTCTCCTTCCGCTACCCCGACGCCCCGGCCGGCTCCCCTCCCGTTCTCGACGGTGTCGATCTGCACATACGCCCGGGTGAGTCCATGGCCCTCGTCGGGACCACCGGCAGCGGCAAGACCACGCTGACCGCGCTGGTGCCGAGGCTGCATGAGGTGACGGCCGGGCGGATCACCCTGGACGGCCGGGACATCACCACGATGTCCCGGGAGGAACTGCGCTCCGAAGTAGCTGTGGCCTTCGAGGAACCCACGCTCTTCTCCGCGAGCGTCGGCGAGAACGTCCTCATGGGCGCCGACGGCACCGCGGGCGGGCCGGAGCTGGAGCGGGCGCTGGCGGTCGCGCAGGCCGACTTCGCGTACGCGTTGCCGCAGGGCACGGACACGCAGGTCGGTGAGCAGGGGCTGAGTCTGTCCGGCGGGCAGCGGCAGCGGCTCGCGCTGGCCCGCGCGGTCGTCGGCCGGCCCCGCTTCCTCGTGCTGGACGACCCGTTGTCCGCGCTGGACGTGCACACCGAGGCCGCCGTCGAGGCGGCGCTGCGGGACGTCCTCGCCGACACCACCGCGCTGATCGTGGCGCACCGCCCCTCGACCGTCCTGCTCGCCGACCGGGTCGCGCTGCTCTCCGGAGGCCGCATCACCGCGGTCGGCACGCACCACGAACTGCTGCGGACCAACGCCGAGTACGCCCATCTGATGGCCGGCGCCGAGATCACCGAGGCCGGCGAGGACATCGAGGAGGCCGACGCCCGATGA
- a CDS encoding L,D-transpeptidase, whose amino-acid sequence MRHVTGRARRVGVALAAVLTWAGLLAGAAGCTGDTGGIGMGGLGKPASPEDVIRITPDDGDKGVRPERKLRVRVPDGRLESVRVVKSQDAQESPVPGHLSEDGLSWEPDESRLALAAEYTVDAVALDGHGRRSARHTTFTTYVPDERFIGYVSPENRSTVGTGMIVSLEFNREIEHRAAVERAVHVTARPPVEIRPHWFGKDRLDFRPEHYWKPGTQVTVSLRLRDVEGAPGVYGSQYKTFSFTVGRSQVSLVDAARHTMEVRRDGDLLATVPITAGAPRTTTYNGRMVVTEMLEVTRMNSRTVGFGGEYDIPDVPHALRLTDSGTFLHGNYWAPDAPGRVNVSHGCIGLRDVKGGGADTPAGWFFDRSLVGDVVEVVHSNDKKVAPDNGLGGWNMGWKQWKAGSDLK is encoded by the coding sequence GTGAGGCACGTAACTGGGCGCGCACGGCGCGTGGGGGTCGCACTGGCCGCCGTACTGACATGGGCAGGGCTGCTGGCCGGAGCCGCCGGCTGCACCGGGGACACGGGCGGGATCGGCATGGGTGGCCTCGGCAAACCCGCCTCGCCCGAGGACGTCATCCGGATCACTCCGGACGACGGCGACAAGGGGGTGCGGCCCGAGCGGAAGCTGCGGGTCCGGGTGCCGGACGGGCGGCTGGAGTCGGTGAGGGTCGTCAAGTCCCAGGACGCGCAGGAGTCCCCGGTGCCCGGCCATCTCTCCGAGGACGGGCTGAGCTGGGAGCCCGACGAGTCCCGCCTCGCGCTCGCCGCCGAGTACACCGTCGACGCCGTCGCCCTGGACGGCCACGGCCGCCGCTCCGCCCGCCACACCACCTTCACCACGTACGTCCCCGACGAACGCTTCATCGGCTACGTCAGCCCCGAGAACCGCTCCACCGTCGGCACCGGAATGATCGTCTCGTTGGAGTTCAACCGGGAGATCGAGCACCGCGCCGCCGTCGAACGCGCCGTCCACGTCACCGCCCGGCCGCCCGTCGAGATCCGCCCGCACTGGTTCGGCAAGGACCGCCTCGACTTCCGCCCCGAGCACTACTGGAAGCCCGGCACCCAGGTCACCGTCTCGCTGCGCCTGCGGGACGTCGAGGGAGCGCCCGGCGTCTACGGTTCGCAGTACAAGACGTTCTCCTTCACCGTCGGCCGCAGCCAGGTCTCCCTCGTCGACGCCGCCAGGCACACCATGGAGGTACGCCGGGACGGCGACCTGCTGGCCACCGTGCCGATCACCGCCGGCGCCCCCAGGACCACCACCTACAACGGCAGGATGGTCGTCACCGAGATGCTCGAAGTGACCCGGATGAACAGCCGCACGGTCGGCTTCGGCGGCGAGTACGACATCCCGGACGTCCCGCACGCCCTGCGCCTCACCGACTCCGGCACCTTCCTGCACGGCAACTACTGGGCGCCCGACGCCCCCGGGCGGGTCAATGTCAGCCACGGCTGCATCGGCCTCCGGGACGTCAAGGGCGGCGGCGCGGACACCCCCGCGGGCTGGTTCTTCGACCGCAGCCTCGTCGGGGACGTCGTCGAGGTCGTCCACAGCAATGACAAAAAGGTCGCTCCTGACAACGGCCTCGGTGGGTGGAATATGGGCTGGAAGCAGTGGAAGGCGGGCAGTGACCTGAAGTAG
- the glgX gene encoding glycogen debranching protein GlgX: MSSAAEQEAVPAEQERTGALVNGARRAVPVVPVWPGAPVPLGARFRVGPDGVAGTNFALWAGGAEAVELCLFDADGKETRARLAELTHEIWHGFVPGVMPGQRYGYRVHGRWDPWTGGRWNPAKLLLDPYARAVDGDFGLPPEVYGHVRDWPQQHVADTVRDDRDSAPYVPKGVVVHDDAPDDEWADDRRPKTPWADSVIYEVHVRGFTALHPDIPEELRGTYAGLAHPAAVEHLVKLGVTAVELLPVHQFAHEDHLLRKGLKNYWGYNSIGYFAPHAAYAASGTTGQQVGEFKRMVRALHAAGIEVILDVVYNHTAEAGELGPTLSLKGIDNRGYYRLQSDARRYADYTGCGNTLHVVQPHVLRLITDSLRYWVTEMGVDGFRFDLAAALARSMHDVDMLSPFLAVIAQDPVLRRVKLIAEPWDVGSGGYQVGAFPPLWTEWNDRYRNAVRDFWRGALPDVRDLGYRLSGSSDLYAWGGRRPYASVNFITAHDGFTLRDLVSYERKHNEANGEGNRDGTDDNRSWNCGAEGETDDERVRALRRRQLRNLLTTLLLSTGVPMLVAGDELGRTQRGNNNAYCQDNEISWVDWGLLADPGWKALFDLTSRLIELRHRHPVLRRRAFFSGRAHSADGLRDLAWFTARGTEMTERDWYAPAATLGMYLSGRDIPGRDERGVPILDDSFLAVLHAGDRPASFVLPGPPWAERYEVVVDTSGEEQAEAPGVEHRAGATITVPARAVLLLRVAG, translated from the coding sequence GTGTCCAGCGCAGCCGAGCAGGAGGCAGTGCCGGCGGAACAGGAACGCACCGGCGCCCTGGTGAACGGTGCGCGGCGCGCGGTGCCCGTCGTGCCCGTGTGGCCGGGGGCGCCGGTGCCGCTGGGCGCCCGGTTCCGGGTCGGTCCGGACGGGGTGGCGGGGACCAACTTCGCGCTGTGGGCGGGCGGGGCGGAGGCGGTCGAGCTGTGTCTGTTCGACGCCGACGGCAAGGAGACCCGTGCCCGGCTGGCCGAGCTCACCCACGAGATCTGGCACGGCTTCGTGCCGGGCGTGATGCCCGGCCAGCGCTACGGCTACCGGGTGCACGGCCGCTGGGACCCGTGGACCGGCGGCCGGTGGAATCCGGCGAAGCTGCTGCTCGACCCGTACGCGCGCGCGGTGGACGGCGACTTCGGCCTGCCGCCGGAGGTGTACGGGCATGTGCGGGACTGGCCGCAGCAGCATGTCGCGGACACCGTGCGCGACGACCGGGACTCGGCGCCGTACGTCCCCAAGGGCGTGGTCGTGCACGACGACGCGCCCGACGACGAGTGGGCGGACGACCGCCGCCCGAAGACGCCGTGGGCGGACTCGGTGATCTACGAGGTGCATGTGCGGGGGTTCACGGCCCTGCACCCGGACATCCCGGAGGAACTGCGCGGCACCTACGCGGGGCTCGCGCACCCGGCGGCGGTCGAGCACCTGGTGAAGCTGGGCGTGACGGCCGTCGAGCTGCTGCCCGTCCACCAGTTCGCGCACGAGGACCACCTGCTGCGCAAGGGCCTGAAGAACTACTGGGGCTACAACTCCATCGGCTACTTCGCGCCCCACGCGGCCTACGCCGCCTCCGGTACGACGGGCCAGCAGGTCGGCGAGTTCAAGCGGATGGTGCGGGCGCTGCACGCGGCCGGGATCGAGGTCATCCTCGACGTCGTCTACAACCACACGGCGGAGGCGGGCGAGCTGGGCCCCACGCTGTCGCTGAAGGGCATCGACAACCGCGGCTACTACCGGCTCCAGTCGGACGCGCGCAGGTACGCCGACTACACGGGCTGCGGCAACACCCTGCACGTGGTCCAGCCGCATGTGCTCCGGCTCATCACCGACTCGCTGCGCTACTGGGTGACGGAGATGGGCGTCGACGGCTTCCGTTTCGACCTGGCGGCCGCGCTGGCCCGCTCGATGCACGACGTCGACATGCTCTCCCCGTTCCTGGCCGTCATCGCGCAGGACCCGGTGCTGCGGCGGGTGAAGCTGATCGCCGAGCCGTGGGACGTGGGCTCCGGCGGCTACCAGGTGGGTGCCTTCCCGCCCCTGTGGACGGAGTGGAACGACCGCTACCGCAACGCCGTGCGGGACTTCTGGCGGGGCGCGCTGCCGGACGTACGGGATCTGGGCTACCGGCTGTCGGGGTCGAGCGACCTGTACGCCTGGGGCGGCCGACGGCCGTACGCCTCGGTCAACTTCATCACCGCGCACGACGGTTTCACCCTGCGCGACCTGGTCTCCTACGAGCGCAAGCACAACGAGGCGAACGGCGAGGGCAACCGGGACGGCACGGACGACAACCGCTCGTGGAACTGCGGGGCGGAGGGCGAGACGGACGACGAGCGGGTCCGGGCGCTGCGGCGCCGGCAGCTCAGGAACCTGCTGACGACGCTGCTGCTGTCCACGGGCGTGCCGATGCTGGTCGCGGGCGACGAGCTGGGGCGCACCCAGCGCGGCAACAACAACGCCTACTGCCAGGACAACGAGATCAGCTGGGTGGACTGGGGCCTGCTGGCGGATCCCGGCTGGAAGGCGCTGTTCGACCTCACGTCCCGGCTGATCGAGCTGCGCCACCGGCATCCGGTGCTGCGGCGCAGGGCGTTCTTCTCGGGCCGGGCGCACTCCGCCGACGGTCTGCGCGACCTGGCCTGGTTCACGGCCCGCGGCACCGAGATGACGGAACGGGACTGGTACGCCCCCGCCGCCACCCTCGGCATGTACCTCTCCGGGCGGGACATCCCGGGCCGTGACGAGCGGGGCGTGCCGATCCTCGACGACAGTTTCCTCGCCGTCCTGCACGCCGGTGACCGCCCGGCGAGCTTCGTCCTGCCGGGTCCGCCGTGGGCGGAGCGGTACGAGGTGGTCGTCGACACGTCGGGCGAGGAGCAGGCGGAGGCACCCGGGGTCGAGCACCGGGCCGGAGCGACGATCACGGTGCCGGCGCGGGCGGTACTGCTGCTGCGCGTGGCCGGCTGA
- a CDS encoding ABC transporter ATP-binding protein, giving the protein MSFIEVSDLRKSYGGRAVVDGVSFTVEEGEIFGILGPNGAGKTTTVECVEGLRVPDAGRVRVTGLDPVAQHEATRRVLGAQLQESELQAKLTVREALELYSAFYPNPLDWRPLAERLGLTAKLTTRFAKLSGGQKQRLFIALALVGNPRAVVLDELTTGLDPRARRDTWELIEDVRTGGVTVLLVTHFMEEAQRLCDRIAVIDKGRVAALDTPAGLIRRSAGATVISFTPSGPLDDGDLNALPALASVEHRDGRITLSGTDETVNAVLTLLARNHITAHQLRVHDATLDDAFLDLTKSDTNNNTQEAAA; this is encoded by the coding sequence ATGTCCTTCATAGAGGTAAGCGATCTGCGGAAGTCGTACGGCGGCCGGGCCGTCGTCGACGGTGTCTCCTTCACCGTCGAGGAGGGCGAGATCTTCGGGATCCTCGGCCCGAACGGTGCCGGCAAGACCACCACGGTCGAGTGCGTCGAGGGGCTGCGCGTCCCGGACGCGGGCCGGGTCAGGGTGACCGGCCTCGACCCCGTCGCCCAGCACGAGGCCACCCGCCGGGTGCTCGGCGCCCAGCTCCAGGAGAGCGAGCTCCAGGCCAAACTCACCGTGCGCGAGGCGCTGGAGCTGTACAGCGCCTTCTATCCGAACCCCCTCGACTGGCGGCCGCTGGCCGAACGCCTCGGCCTGACCGCCAAGCTCACCACTCGGTTCGCCAAGCTCTCCGGCGGCCAGAAGCAGCGGCTGTTCATCGCGCTCGCCCTGGTCGGCAACCCGAGGGCCGTCGTCCTGGACGAGCTGACCACCGGCCTCGACCCGCGCGCCCGCCGCGACACCTGGGAGCTGATCGAGGACGTCCGCACGGGCGGTGTGACCGTCCTCCTCGTCACCCACTTCATGGAGGAGGCGCAGCGGCTCTGCGACCGGATCGCCGTGATCGACAAGGGCCGGGTCGCCGCCCTGGACACCCCGGCCGGTCTGATCCGCCGCTCGGCGGGCGCCACCGTCATCAGCTTCACCCCGTCCGGCCCGCTCGACGACGGCGACCTGAACGCGCTGCCCGCGCTCGCCTCCGTCGAGCACCGGGACGGCCGTATCACGCTCTCCGGCACCGACGAGACGGTCAACGCCGTCCTCACGCTGCTCGCCCGCAACCACATCACGGCCCATCAACTCCGGGTCCACGACGCGACGTTGGACGACGCGTTCCTCGACCTCACGAAGAGCGACACCAACAACAACACGCAGGAGGCAGCGGCATGA
- a CDS encoding ABC transporter permease, translating to MSTALVHPAVLKSEIRLFRREPGSLFWILGFPTLLLVILGSIPAFRETDPDFGGLRPIDGYVPVGVLLGLIVGGIQAMPQTLTGYRERGILRRMSTTPVRPPALLSAQMLLFGGAALASALLALVVGRLAFDVRLPEQPFGYALALLLAVLVALALGAVISALSGTTKIAGAIGSAVFFPAMFCAGVWMPVQTMPDALARAVGFTPFGAAAEALNQAAAGNWPGWDHLGVLVAWTVLLTAGAARWFRWE from the coding sequence ATGAGCACCGCACTCGTCCACCCCGCCGTACTCAAGTCGGAGATCCGGCTGTTCCGCCGGGAGCCCGGCTCCCTCTTCTGGATCCTGGGGTTCCCCACCCTGCTGCTGGTGATCCTCGGCTCGATCCCGGCCTTCCGGGAGACCGACCCGGACTTCGGCGGGCTGCGCCCGATCGACGGCTATGTCCCGGTGGGGGTGCTGCTCGGCCTGATCGTCGGCGGGATCCAGGCGATGCCGCAGACCCTCACCGGCTACCGCGAGCGCGGCATCCTGCGCCGGATGTCCACGACACCGGTCCGCCCCCCGGCCCTGCTCTCCGCGCAGATGCTGCTCTTCGGCGGTGCCGCCCTGGCCTCGGCCCTGCTCGCCCTCGTGGTCGGCCGGCTCGCCTTCGACGTACGACTGCCCGAGCAGCCCTTCGGATACGCCCTGGCCCTGCTGCTGGCGGTCCTGGTCGCCCTCGCGCTGGGCGCGGTGATCTCCGCGCTGTCCGGCACGACGAAGATCGCGGGCGCCATCGGGTCCGCGGTGTTCTTCCCGGCGATGTTCTGCGCGGGCGTGTGGATGCCGGTGCAGACCATGCCCGACGCCCTCGCCCGCGCCGTCGGGTTCACCCCGTTCGGCGCGGCCGCGGAGGCCCTGAACCAGGCGGCGGCGGGGAACTGGCCGGGCTGGGACCACCTGGGCGTGCTGGTGGCCTGGACCGTGCTGTTGACGGCCGGCGCCGCGCGCTGGTTCCGCTGGGAGTAG
- a CDS encoding ABC transporter ATP-binding protein produces the protein MTAPTTTAPDRKQPPGDSPGAGDPFDRDVLPTPPGATLALLRSLLAPMKARVTVTTLLLLLQQAAVQAGPLLVAYAIDSAVPAFRRADHGPLIAVGAGYLLCALASGGLQYVFILVSARVNQDVLLDLRGRIFRHAQALSIDFHERYTSGRLISRSTTDVEALRELLDEGLQELVTMILSLVYISALLLWLDLGLGAVAMASFVPLYLLVRLYQRRAVEVYRRRSTAIAAVIVKFVETMNGIRPVRAFRREAVNDADFGALNARHERTNGDALLEMARYVIGSRLVANTAVALIVLWGAYRVADGSLELGVLAAAVLYLRRLYDPIDRLGMFLNSYQSAAASLEKIAGLLAQKPTVPEPSTPRQLPPLASAHPGREVVFDGVRFAYRTGGEVLPRFDLTLPAGQTVAVVGSTGAGKSTLAKLLARFYDPSEGRVLLDGVDLRDLAVPELRRGVVMVTQEAFLFSGTVAENIAIGRPDALREDVERAAKAIGAHEFISALPDGYDTDVRKRGGRISAGQRQLVAFARALLADPAVLILDEATSSLDVPGERAVQRAMATVLEGRTAVVIAHRLSTVEIADRVLVMEHGRIVEDGTPAELVAGTGRFADLHRAWRDSLA, from the coding sequence ATGACGGCACCCACGACGACCGCACCGGACCGGAAGCAGCCGCCCGGGGACTCCCCGGGGGCGGGCGACCCGTTCGACCGGGACGTCCTGCCCACTCCCCCGGGCGCCACCCTCGCCCTCCTGCGCTCCCTGCTCGCGCCGATGAAGGCGCGGGTCACCGTGACCACGCTCCTGCTGCTGCTCCAGCAGGCGGCGGTCCAGGCGGGCCCGCTGCTGGTGGCGTACGCCATCGACAGCGCCGTACCGGCGTTCCGCCGGGCCGACCACGGGCCGCTGATCGCGGTGGGGGCCGGATACCTGCTGTGCGCGCTGGCCTCCGGCGGGCTCCAGTACGTCTTCATCCTGGTCTCGGCCCGCGTCAACCAGGACGTGCTGCTGGATCTGCGCGGCCGGATCTTCCGGCACGCGCAGGCGCTGAGCATCGACTTCCACGAGCGGTACACCAGCGGTCGTCTGATCTCCCGCTCCACGACCGACGTGGAGGCCCTGCGCGAGCTGCTCGACGAGGGACTTCAGGAACTGGTCACGATGATCCTGTCCCTCGTGTACATCTCGGCCCTGCTGCTCTGGCTGGACCTGGGGCTCGGCGCGGTCGCGATGGCGTCCTTCGTGCCGCTGTACCTCCTGGTCCGGCTCTACCAGCGGCGGGCGGTCGAGGTGTACCGCAGGCGGTCGACCGCGATCGCGGCCGTGATCGTGAAGTTCGTCGAGACCATGAACGGCATCCGGCCGGTGCGCGCGTTCCGCCGCGAGGCCGTCAACGACGCCGACTTCGGCGCGCTCAACGCCCGGCACGAGCGCACCAACGGGGACGCGCTGCTGGAGATGGCCCGCTATGTGATCGGCTCCCGGCTGGTGGCGAACACGGCGGTCGCGCTGATCGTGCTGTGGGGCGCCTACCGGGTGGCGGACGGTTCGCTGGAGCTGGGTGTGCTGGCGGCGGCAGTGCTCTATTTGCGGCGGCTGTACGACCCGATCGACCGGCTCGGGATGTTCCTCAACTCCTACCAGTCGGCGGCGGCCTCACTGGAGAAGATCGCGGGCCTGCTCGCGCAGAAGCCGACCGTCCCGGAGCCGTCCACGCCCCGGCAGCTGCCGCCGCTCGCCTCCGCGCACCCCGGCCGCGAGGTGGTCTTCGACGGCGTCCGGTTCGCCTACCGCACCGGCGGCGAGGTGCTGCCCCGCTTCGACCTGACCCTCCCGGCCGGGCAGACCGTCGCGGTCGTCGGCTCGACCGGCGCCGGCAAGTCGACCCTGGCCAAGCTGCTCGCCCGCTTCTACGACCCCTCCGAGGGGCGGGTCCTGCTCGACGGCGTCGACCTGCGCGACCTGGCCGTGCCCGAACTGCGGCGCGGGGTGGTCATGGTGACGCAGGAGGCGTTCCTGTTCTCCGGCACGGTCGCCGAGAACATCGCGATCGGCCGCCCGGACGCCTTGCGGGAGGACGTCGAGCGGGCCGCGAAGGCCATCGGCGCGCACGAGTTCATCAGCGCCCTGCCCGACGGCTACGACACGGACGTCCGCAAGCGGGGCGGCCGTATCTCCGCGGGCCAGCGCCAACTGGTCGCGTTCGCGCGGGCGTTGCTCGCCGACCCGGCCGTGCTGATCCTGGACGAGGCGACCAGCTCGCTGGACGTCCCGGGCGAGCGGGCGGTGCAGCGGGCGATGGCGACGGTCCTGGAGGGACGTACGGCGGTGGTGATCGCGCACCGGCTGTCGACCGTCGAGATCGCCGACCGGGTCCTGGTCATGGAGCACGGCCGGATCGTCGAGGACGGCACACCGGCCGAACTCGTCGCGGGCACCGGCAGGTTCGCGGATCTGCACCGGGCGTGGCGGGACAGTCTGGCGTGA
- a CDS encoding response regulator — translation MTSDAGISVLIVDDHPVVRDGLRGMFASAPGFRVLGEAADGVEAVAKATALDPDVILMDLRMPGGGGVDAIRELTRRSARGKVLVLTTYDTDSDTLPAIEAGATGYLLKDAPRDELFTAVRAAAEGRTVLSPAVASRLVSAVRTPRTPGKEPLSAREREVLALVAKGTSNREIARELFISEATVKTHLTHLYAKLGVKDRAAAVATAYERGILG, via the coding sequence ATGACCAGTGACGCGGGTATCTCGGTGCTGATCGTCGACGACCATCCCGTCGTACGGGACGGTCTGCGCGGCATGTTCGCATCGGCACCCGGATTCAGGGTCCTCGGCGAGGCGGCCGACGGAGTGGAGGCGGTCGCGAAGGCCACCGCCCTCGATCCGGACGTCATACTGATGGACCTGCGCATGCCCGGCGGGGGAGGCGTCGACGCCATCCGCGAACTGACACGCCGGTCCGCACGCGGCAAGGTCCTGGTCCTCACCACGTACGACACCGACTCCGACACCCTGCCGGCCATCGAGGCCGGCGCCACGGGCTATCTGCTGAAGGACGCCCCGCGCGACGAACTCTTCACCGCGGTCCGGGCCGCCGCCGAGGGTCGCACCGTCCTCTCCCCGGCCGTCGCCTCCCGCCTGGTCTCCGCCGTCCGCACCCCCAGAACTCCCGGCAAGGAACCCCTCTCCGCCCGCGAGCGCGAGGTACTGGCCCTGGTCGCCAAGGGCACCTCCAACCGTGAGATCGCCCGCGAACTCTTCATCAGCGAGGCCACCGTCAAGACCCACCTCACCCACCTCTACGCCAAGCTGGGCGTCAAGGACCGCGCGGCGGCCGTGGCGACGGCGTACGAGCGCGGGATCCTCGGCTGA